ACGAAAATGTGGCACTGACACGAAAGGTGGTGGAAGCCGCACACGCAGTGGGTATCCAGGTCGAAGGCGAACTCGGCACCATCGGCGGCAATGACAGCTACGGGGAGACGGGAGCGGCTGAGATCATCTACACCAACTGCGCAGACGCCGTGCGTTTCATTGCCGAGACAGGAGTGGACAGCCTCGCGATCGCGATCGGCACCTCCCATGGCCTCTACCCGGCCGACAAGAACCCCGAGTTGCGGCACGACCTGCTGCAGGAGATCAAGGCCGCAACCGGCATCCCGCTCGTGCTGCATGGCGGTTCTGCAAACCCCGATTCGGAACTTCGCAAGGCGGTGGAACTCGGCATCAACAAGATCAACATCTCCAGCGACATCAAGGTGGCCTACCATAACCGGATGCGCGAAGTACTGGGCACCGACGAACGCCTGCGGGAACCGAACGCGATCCAGCCCGAGCCGATTGCGGCGCTGAAGGCCACCGCGAAGCAGAAGATCGAACTCTTCGATGCAGCCGGAAAAGCGGATCTCTACTGACGCGATGACTCCCTCCGGGCCCGGGCGCGTCGTCCTGGGCCTCGGGGGAACCATCGACTACGAAATTCGCTGGGACGAGCTGCTCCTTCAACAGCTCGCGTTCGAGCATCGCATGCGCCGCGAGGAGTGCGACTCGACGCTCCCGATCATCGACGAGCGCTCGCTCATCGCCGTGATCCTCGGATTCGCACGTGAACGTCATGGCGGGGAACGCTTCGTTCAGTCGCCCGAGATTATCGAAGAGTTCGCAGCACGGCACGACAAGATAATCACCCTGGGTGGAACCTGCGTCCGTGCCGCC
The Rathayibacter sp. SW19 DNA segment above includes these coding regions:
- a CDS encoding ketose-bisphosphate aldolase gives rise to the protein MLYKGKSILDVANAHNFAIPAFNISDWAMFNGVMDISEELAAPVIIAIHPDEVAHITTDLIPAMHSRAHRSSVPVAIHWDHGGSYEQMIAAIQAGFTSVMIDASLQPFDENVALTRKVVEAAHAVGIQVEGELGTIGGNDSYGETGAAEIIYTNCADAVRFIAETGVDSLAIAIGTSHGLYPADKNPELRHDLLQEIKAATGIPLVLHGGSANPDSELRKAVELGINKINISSDIKVAYHNRMREVLGTDERLREPNAIQPEPIAALKATAKQKIELFDAAGKADLY